A part of Streptomyces sp. NBC_01210 genomic DNA contains:
- a CDS encoding EF-hand domain-containing protein, with protein MTAAAQDVITIKLERTFETMDANQDGYLDWTDYQKLADRYITAYKLAKDDRRARALQSFCQIYWLELLRHAGVDGDRLTKDQFVTANRLAVIDTSRLNVTEGGGHAIFDVIDVDGDNEISKDEFARFLRDVWKSDAPDAMDMFTKLDTDGDGAISRHEFIRAVREHFLSNDPDAPGSLFFGRV; from the coding sequence GTGACCGCTGCGGCGCAGGACGTCATCACTATCAAGCTCGAGCGCACGTTCGAGACCATGGATGCCAACCAGGACGGCTACCTGGATTGGACGGACTATCAGAAGCTCGCCGACCGCTACATCACGGCGTACAAGCTTGCCAAGGACGACCGCCGAGCCAGGGCGCTCCAGTCCTTCTGCCAGATCTACTGGCTGGAGCTGCTCCGTCACGCTGGCGTCGACGGGGACCGGCTCACGAAGGACCAGTTCGTTACGGCCAACCGCCTTGCGGTGATCGACACCAGCCGGCTCAACGTGACCGAGGGCGGCGGCCACGCGATCTTCGACGTCATCGACGTCGACGGCGACAACGAGATCAGCAAGGACGAGTTCGCGCGGTTCCTGAGGGACGTGTGGAAGAGCGACGCGCCCGACGCGATGGACATGTTCACCAAGCTGGACACCGATGGAGACGGCGCGATCTCGCGCCACGAGTTCATCCGCGCGGTGCGCGAGCACTTCCTCTCGAACGACCCGGATGCGCCGGGCAGCCTGTTCTTCGGGCGTGTGTGA
- a CDS encoding SDR family oxidoreductase, translating into MLITGTSSGLGEACALHMSRVGFHVIAGVRRPEHGERLQGAATGRLTPVIMDVTDEKSVKAAVHEVTELTGEAGLWGLVNNAGIAVTAPLECVPMELMHRQLDINVIGQLQVTQGFLPLLRAGAGRVVNISSGLGNVALPFLGAYAASQFAKEAISDTMRRELAPQRIPVVVIQPGAVLTPLWGKMSGEGNRALDGVPEPVQELYRHPFQQFMKDNETSARTSRTTPDDVARVIFRALVAQRPKTRYTVGRDATGSRVLARLMPDRALDRIFGGSSAWTHLRS; encoded by the coding sequence GTGCTGATCACCGGAACCTCATCCGGACTGGGGGAAGCCTGCGCGCTGCACATGTCCCGGGTGGGCTTCCACGTCATCGCCGGAGTCCGCCGGCCCGAGCACGGAGAACGGCTGCAAGGAGCCGCCACCGGACGGCTGACCCCGGTGATCATGGACGTGACGGACGAGAAGTCAGTCAAGGCGGCCGTGCACGAGGTCACCGAGCTGACCGGTGAGGCGGGGCTGTGGGGGCTGGTCAACAACGCGGGCATCGCGGTCACGGCTCCGCTGGAGTGCGTGCCGATGGAGCTGATGCACCGGCAGCTCGACATCAATGTGATCGGTCAATTGCAGGTGACCCAGGGGTTCCTGCCGCTGCTGCGAGCCGGCGCTGGGCGGGTCGTCAACATTTCCTCGGGCCTCGGGAACGTCGCTCTCCCCTTTCTCGGTGCCTACGCCGCTTCTCAGTTCGCCAAGGAGGCGATCAGCGACACGATGCGCCGCGAGCTCGCTCCGCAGCGGATCCCTGTCGTGGTGATTCAGCCGGGCGCCGTCCTGACCCCGCTCTGGGGCAAGATGTCCGGCGAGGGCAACCGGGCACTGGACGGCGTCCCGGAGCCGGTCCAGGAGCTTTACCGCCACCCGTTCCAGCAGTTCATGAAGGACAACGAGACCTCGGCCCGGACCAGCCGCACGACCCCCGACGACGTCGCCCGGGTGATCTTCCGCGCGCTCGTCGCCCAGCGGCCCAAAACCCGCTACACCGTCGGCCGAGACGCAACCGGCAGTCGCGTGCTGGCCAGGCTGATGCCCGACCGGGCGTTGGACCGGATCTTCGGCGGATCATCAGCCTGGACACACCTCAGGAGCTGA
- a CDS encoding methyltransferase domain-containing protein: MLTQPPHTSGEVGTFYNRHTDVYDHALGGNIHVGYWDDEADDSPMQVATDRLTDLVAERLAPVEGQHLLDVGCGHGSTAARIVAHHAVRITGVSVSDYQVELANSRPQPPELPGRATFQLSDAMELPLPDESFDGAYAIESLMHMKDKGAAIGHIARVLRPGGRLVIAEHSLEGELALPDAARMADAYAFFKFSLSTDVYRKLLREAGLEVADYTDITENVRRCYDSMICGWRNAARDLDGQEAREMETAADLGEWFFGAVPQLRYGLLTAVRP, encoded by the coding sequence ATGCTGACGCAACCCCCCCACACCTCCGGCGAAGTGGGGACCTTCTACAACCGCCACACGGATGTCTACGACCATGCGCTCGGCGGAAACATCCACGTCGGCTACTGGGATGACGAAGCGGACGACAGCCCCATGCAGGTGGCGACCGACCGGCTGACGGACCTCGTCGCCGAACGCCTCGCCCCGGTCGAGGGCCAGCACCTGCTCGACGTGGGCTGTGGACACGGGAGCACCGCGGCGCGCATCGTCGCGCACCATGCCGTGCGGATCACCGGGGTCAGTGTCAGCGACTACCAGGTCGAACTGGCCAACAGCCGTCCGCAGCCGCCGGAGCTTCCCGGACGGGCCACGTTCCAGTTGTCCGATGCCATGGAACTTCCCCTCCCGGACGAGTCGTTCGACGGCGCGTACGCCATCGAGTCCTTGATGCACATGAAGGACAAGGGGGCGGCCATCGGCCACATCGCACGGGTCCTGCGTCCTGGTGGGCGGCTGGTCATCGCCGAGCACAGCCTCGAAGGTGAGCTCGCTCTCCCGGACGCCGCCCGCATGGCCGACGCGTACGCCTTCTTCAAGTTCTCGCTGAGTACTGACGTATACCGGAAGCTGCTGCGGGAGGCCGGCCTGGAGGTGGCGGACTACACCGACATCACCGAGAACGTCCGGCGGTGCTACGACAGCATGATCTGCGGCTGGCGGAATGCCGCACGCGATCTCGATGGCCAGGAGGCGCGCGAAATGGAAACAGCGGCCGACCTCGGCGAGTGGTTCTTCGGTGCGGTCCCACAGCTGCGGTACGGACTCCTGACCGCCGTTCGCCCTTGA